One region of Qipengyuania gaetbuli genomic DNA includes:
- a CDS encoding TadE/TadG family type IV pilus assembly protein, which yields MTRLKSLFRNANGSAAVEFALALPLTVTMLLGALNMGIYLFFQNSLSSALDETARSVTVWPIPNDTELQTEFTNNLLSAQQFGNATLAITHGTDTFGRDYVDLVASGGINVNLVFVDMGTMPVRLTKRSYPQL from the coding sequence ATGACGCGCCTGAAGAGCCTTTTTCGAAACGCCAACGGGAGCGCGGCTGTCGAGTTCGCGCTCGCCTTGCCGCTTACCGTGACGATGCTTCTGGGCGCGCTCAACATGGGCATCTACCTGTTCTTCCAGAACTCGCTCTCTTCCGCGCTGGACGAGACAGCCCGGAGCGTGACGGTCTGGCCGATCCCCAACGACACCGAATTGCAGACCGAGTTCACGAACAATCTGCTCAGCGCCCAGCAGTTCGGCAATGCGACGCTCGCGATTACCCATGGCACCGACACGTTCGGACGCGACTATGTCGACCTGGTGGCCTCCGGCGGAATCAATGTGAACCTCGTGTTCGTCGACATGGGCACAATGCCCGTTCGCCTGACCAAGCGTTCCTACCCGCAGCTCTAG
- a CDS encoding lysoplasmalogenase has protein sequence MPKRALSEHRPYLLASLAAAVSYFFVMDDPIGGIWLMAWKGAGVGFLALYAAHRGKGFDGALIALVMTFGALGDVVLEFSFLVGGALFAVGHLIAIALYLRNRRPATTASQALTGIALLAATPAIAGLMTYPLPNWQAATGYSFLVGAMAAAAWTSRFPRYRVGTGAVLFVVSDLLIFAREAGHIPAEVGSWLIWPLYYGGQFLIAIGVVQSIRKHHA, from the coding sequence ATGCCAAAACGCGCATTGTCCGAGCACCGGCCGTACCTGCTGGCCAGCCTGGCCGCAGCAGTCAGCTACTTTTTCGTCATGGACGACCCCATCGGCGGGATCTGGCTGATGGCTTGGAAGGGAGCTGGCGTGGGGTTTCTCGCCCTCTACGCAGCTCACCGCGGCAAGGGGTTCGATGGTGCGCTGATCGCGCTTGTCATGACCTTCGGCGCGCTCGGTGACGTGGTGCTCGAGTTCAGTTTTCTCGTCGGGGGCGCGCTCTTCGCGGTCGGGCACCTGATCGCGATAGCCCTCTATTTGCGCAACCGCCGCCCGGCTACGACCGCTAGCCAGGCGCTTACCGGCATAGCCCTTCTGGCAGCGACACCGGCAATTGCTGGATTGATGACCTATCCCCTGCCGAACTGGCAGGCGGCGACCGGTTATTCGTTCCTCGTCGGAGCCATGGCAGCTGCGGCTTGGACGAGCCGTTTTCCTCGCTACCGCGTCGGGACGGGGGCGGTGCTGTTCGTTGTCAGCGATTTGCTGATCTTTGCAAGGGAAGCGGGACATATCCCCGCCGAGGTCGGAAGCTGGCTGATTTGGCCACTGTATTACGGCGGTCAGTTCCTCATCGCGATCGGCGTGGTGCAGAGCATTCGCAAGCACCACGCCTGA
- a CDS encoding EF-hand domain-containing protein, giving the protein MVGPAPPEATELTKEEQRFFRYDRDRDWRISRTEMLSTRSDGFRKLDKDGNNLLTFEEWAVATVDKFEGADADGDNELSPREFATTRAKPAKKRKCAC; this is encoded by the coding sequence ATGGTTGGCCCAGCGCCGCCCGAAGCAACCGAGCTGACCAAGGAAGAGCAGCGCTTCTTCCGCTACGACCGTGACCGCGACTGGCGCATCAGCCGGACCGAGATGCTCTCCACCCGCAGCGACGGGTTCCGCAAGCTCGACAAGGACGGCAACAATCTGCTCACCTTCGAGGAATGGGCAGTCGCCACCGTCGACAAATTCGAGGGCGCCGACGCCGATGGCGACAACGAACTTTCCCCGAGGGAATTCGCTACCACACGGGCCAAGCCCGCCAAAAAGCGAAAGTGCGCGTGCTGA
- the gyrA gene encoding DNA gyrase subunit A: MSDETDLIDPPAPGAEYARIDIVDEMKTSYLDYAMSVIVSRALPDVRDGLKPVHRRILFASQEGGFVAGRPYRKSAKIVGDVMGNYHPHGDAAIYDALARMTQDWSLRVPLVDGQGNFGSMDPDPPASMRYTEARLARVANSLLDDLDKDTVDFVDNYDGSRQEPTVLPARFPNLLVNGAGGIAVGMATNIPPHNLGEVIDGCLAFIENPAITSEELFEIIPGPDFPTAPLILGKSGARAAYTTGRGSILMRARHDVETGKNDRRSIVLTSIPYQVGKSALVEKIAEAAKDKRIEGISDIRDESSREGVRVVVDLKRDASPEVVLNQIWRYTPAQASFPANMLAIRGGRPEVLTLREFVQAFIAFREEVITRRTKFELNKARERAHILLGLVVAVSNLDEVVAMIRGSSNPADARAKLLTKEWPIGDIAQYIQLVEAIEPSAEQEGGSYRLSERQVKAILDLRLHRLTALGRDEIGDELKELSLAIEEYLSILADRVKLYGVMREELEEIRATYATPRITEIAPAWDGLEDEDLIEREDMVVTVTHGGYIKRTPLQAFRAQARGGKGRSGMATKDEDAVVEMFVTSTHNPVLFFTNTGRVYRMKVWKLPEGGPTTKGRPMVNLLPLGDEERVTNVLPLPEDESEWANLNIVFATEQGMVRRNSMDAFTNVPTNGKYAMGFVEGSGDRLIGVELLTEEQEIFLASDSGKAIRFSATDARETKSRTGIGVRGMKLKEGQKVVSMAVLDAGERDTEVRDAYLRAANWKNNENEATLGAGKVAEMAEAEEFILTLTANGYGKISSAYEYRTIGRGGMGLTNIGEPASNPDRNGPVVASFPVKHGSQLMLVTDQAKLIRLPIQFRHMVEGGFDNHEGFSISGRGSSGVRIFNVAKGEQIVGAALIDETEEPENEAEEAVAEEMADRTAQTTEPYTTAHSDKNIEGEPGG; encoded by the coding sequence TTGTCCGACGAAACCGACCTGATTGACCCACCGGCCCCCGGCGCCGAATACGCTCGCATCGACATCGTCGACGAGATGAAGACCAGCTACCTCGATTACGCGATGAGCGTGATCGTCAGCCGCGCGCTGCCCGATGTGCGGGACGGCCTGAAGCCGGTTCATCGCCGTATCCTCTTCGCTAGCCAAGAAGGCGGCTTCGTTGCCGGCCGCCCCTATCGCAAGAGCGCGAAGATCGTCGGCGACGTCATGGGTAACTACCACCCGCATGGCGACGCCGCGATCTACGATGCGCTTGCCCGCATGACCCAAGACTGGTCGCTGCGCGTTCCTCTGGTCGACGGCCAAGGGAACTTCGGTTCGATGGACCCGGATCCGCCGGCCTCGATGCGTTACACCGAGGCGCGGCTTGCCCGTGTCGCAAATTCGCTGCTCGACGACCTCGACAAGGACACGGTCGATTTCGTCGACAACTACGACGGTTCGCGCCAGGAACCGACGGTCCTTCCGGCACGCTTCCCCAACCTCCTGGTCAATGGCGCAGGTGGCATCGCGGTCGGCATGGCCACGAATATCCCGCCGCACAATCTGGGCGAAGTGATCGACGGCTGTCTCGCCTTCATCGAAAATCCCGCTATCACCAGCGAGGAACTGTTCGAGATCATTCCGGGCCCGGATTTCCCGACTGCCCCGCTCATCCTTGGAAAGTCTGGTGCCCGTGCGGCCTACACCACCGGTCGCGGCTCGATCCTAATGCGTGCGCGTCACGATGTGGAAACCGGCAAGAACGACCGACGGTCGATCGTTCTCACCTCCATTCCCTACCAGGTCGGCAAGAGCGCACTTGTCGAAAAGATTGCCGAAGCCGCCAAGGACAAGCGGATCGAGGGCATCTCGGACATCCGCGACGAATCGAGCCGCGAAGGCGTGCGCGTCGTCGTCGACCTGAAGCGCGATGCCTCTCCCGAAGTCGTGCTCAACCAGATCTGGCGCTACACGCCCGCGCAGGCGAGCTTCCCGGCCAACATGCTGGCTATCCGCGGCGGCCGTCCCGAAGTGCTTACGCTGCGCGAATTCGTGCAGGCCTTCATCGCCTTCCGCGAAGAGGTCATCACCCGTCGCACCAAGTTCGAACTGAACAAGGCGCGCGAGCGTGCCCACATCTTGCTCGGCCTCGTGGTGGCCGTGTCGAACCTCGACGAGGTCGTCGCGATGATCCGCGGGTCGTCCAATCCGGCCGATGCGCGCGCCAAGCTGCTCACGAAGGAATGGCCGATCGGTGACATCGCGCAGTATATCCAGCTCGTCGAAGCGATCGAGCCGAGCGCCGAACAGGAAGGCGGCTCGTATCGTCTCTCGGAGCGCCAGGTTAAGGCCATCCTCGACCTGCGCCTCCACCGCCTCACCGCGCTGGGCCGCGACGAGATCGGTGACGAGCTCAAGGAACTGAGCCTCGCGATCGAAGAGTATCTCTCGATCCTCGCCGACCGCGTGAAGCTTTACGGCGTGATGCGCGAGGAGCTCGAGGAAATTCGCGCTACCTACGCCACGCCGCGTATCACCGAAATCGCGCCCGCTTGGGACGGTCTCGAAGACGAAGACCTTATCGAGCGCGAAGACATGGTCGTGACTGTCACCCACGGCGGTTACATAAAGCGCACCCCGCTCCAGGCCTTCAGGGCACAGGCGCGCGGCGGCAAGGGCCGCTCGGGCATGGCGACCAAGGACGAGGATGCCGTCGTCGAAATGTTCGTCACTTCGACGCACAATCCGGTGCTCTTCTTCACGAACACCGGCCGAGTGTACCGGATGAAGGTGTGGAAGCTGCCCGAAGGCGGGCCGACCACCAAGGGACGGCCGATGGTCAACCTGCTTCCCTTGGGTGACGAGGAGCGCGTGACCAACGTGCTGCCACTGCCCGAAGACGAGAGCGAGTGGGCGAACCTCAACATCGTCTTTGCGACCGAGCAAGGCATGGTGCGCCGCAATTCGATGGACGCGTTCACCAACGTGCCCACCAACGGCAAATACGCGATGGGCTTTGTCGAAGGCAGCGGAGACCGCCTGATCGGCGTCGAACTGCTGACCGAGGAGCAGGAGATTTTCCTCGCTTCCGATTCCGGCAAGGCGATCCGCTTCTCGGCTACCGACGCCCGCGAAACCAAGAGCCGTACCGGCATCGGCGTGCGCGGCATGAAGCTCAAGGAAGGCCAGAAGGTCGTCTCGATGGCCGTGCTGGACGCAGGGGAACGCGACACCGAGGTCCGTGACGCTTACCTGCGCGCGGCGAACTGGAAGAATAACGAGAACGAAGCGACGCTCGGCGCCGGAAAGGTTGCCGAGATGGCAGAGGCGGAAGAATTCATCCTTACACTCACCGCCAACGGCTATGGCAAGATCTCGTCAGCCTACGAATACCGCACGATCGGTCGCGGCGGGATGGGCCTGACCAATATCGGCGAGCCCGCCAGCAATCCGGACCGGAACGGGCCGGTCGTTGCCAGCTTCCCGGTCAAGCACGGTTCGCAGCTCATGCTGGTGACCGACCAGGCCAAGCTGATACGCCTTCCGATCCAATTTCGCCACATGGTGGAAGGCGGGTTCGACAACCATGAGGGGTTCTCGATCTCGGGCCGCGGATCCTCGGGTGTGCGCATTTTCAACGTCGCGAAGGGCGAGCAGATCGTCGGCGCGGCTCTGATCGACGAGACGGAAGAGCCGGAAAACGAGGCGGAAGAAGCTGTCGCGGAAGAAATGGCCGACCGCACCGCGCAGACGACCGAACCGTACACGACGGCCCATTCGGACAAGAACATCGAAGGTGAACCGGGCGGCTAA
- the trmFO gene encoding methylenetetrahydrofolate--tRNA-(uracil(54)-C(5))-methyltransferase (FADH(2)-oxidizing) TrmFO — protein sequence MTHDVHIIGGGLAGSEAAWQLAKRGLKVRLSEMRGSGEMTPAHQTDGLAELVCSNSFRSDDSDRNAVGLLHHEMRGLDSLVMRAGEVARVPAGSAMAVDRDVFSAEVQRTLEEHPNVTVVRERVDTLPSAGATIVATGPLTAQSLAESIVGATGQDRLAFFDAIAPIVHRDSIDMSKCWIQSRWNKRTEASNEDGDYINCPMTKEQYLAFHQGLLDGEKTEFREWEADTPYFDGCMPIEVMAARGVDTLRFGPMKPVGLDNPHDTTPEFPQGRWPYAVVQLRQDNKLGTLWNMVGFQTKLKYGAQIELFRTIPGLENAEFARLGGLHRNTFINSPLVLDRQLRLRGGEHIRFAGQITGCEGYVESSAVGLMAGMMAAAELAGRDWTPPPRTTALGALLSHITGDAEAETFQPMNVNFGLFPPLHDVKKKARKEAYTSRAKQEFGEWIAGAEAVTA from the coding sequence ATGACTCACGACGTACATATCATCGGCGGCGGCCTCGCGGGAAGCGAAGCGGCATGGCAACTGGCGAAGCGCGGCTTAAAGGTTCGCCTGTCCGAAATGCGCGGCAGCGGCGAGATGACGCCTGCCCACCAGACCGATGGCCTCGCCGAATTGGTCTGCTCCAACAGCTTCCGGTCGGACGATAGCGACCGCAATGCCGTCGGCCTGCTGCACCACGAAATGCGCGGGCTCGACAGCCTTGTCATGCGTGCGGGCGAAGTGGCCCGCGTCCCTGCCGGAAGCGCAATGGCGGTCGACCGCGACGTGTTCTCAGCCGAAGTGCAGCGCACGCTCGAAGAGCACCCCAACGTGACCGTCGTGCGCGAACGCGTGGATACCCTGCCCTCCGCCGGTGCCACCATTGTCGCGACGGGCCCGCTGACTGCGCAATCGCTTGCCGAAAGCATCGTTGGGGCAACGGGCCAAGACCGCCTCGCTTTCTTCGATGCCATCGCCCCGATAGTCCACCGGGACAGCATCGACATGTCGAAATGCTGGATCCAGAGCCGCTGGAACAAGCGCACCGAGGCCTCGAATGAGGACGGAGACTACATCAACTGCCCCATGACCAAGGAGCAGTATCTCGCCTTCCACCAGGGCCTGCTCGATGGCGAGAAGACCGAATTCCGCGAATGGGAAGCGGATACCCCCTACTTCGACGGGTGCATGCCGATCGAGGTCATGGCCGCGCGCGGGGTCGACACGCTCCGCTTCGGTCCCATGAAGCCAGTAGGGCTCGACAACCCGCACGACACGACCCCGGAATTCCCGCAGGGGCGCTGGCCCTATGCCGTGGTCCAGCTGCGACAGGACAATAAGCTCGGCACCTTGTGGAACATGGTCGGCTTCCAGACGAAGCTGAAATATGGCGCACAGATCGAGCTGTTCCGGACAATTCCGGGCCTCGAGAATGCTGAGTTCGCACGGCTCGGCGGTCTCCACCGGAACACCTTCATCAACTCGCCACTCGTCCTCGATCGCCAGTTGCGGCTGCGCGGCGGGGAACACATCCGGTTCGCCGGCCAGATAACCGGCTGCGAAGGCTACGTGGAGAGTTCCGCAGTCGGCCTGATGGCTGGGATGATGGCTGCGGCCGAACTGGCCGGGCGCGACTGGACGCCTCCGCCAAGGACAACCGCTCTTGGTGCGCTGCTCAGCCACATCACCGGCGATGCGGAAGCAGAGACGTTCCAACCCATGAACGTCAATTTCGGCCTCTTCCCCCCGCTTCACGACGTGAAGAAGAAAGCGCGCAAGGAAGCCTACACGTCGCGAGCCAAGCAAGAGTTCGGGGAGTGGATTGCGGGCGCCGAAGCGGTCACCGCCTGA
- a CDS encoding carbonic anhydrase, producing MPEFTELLRGYHRFRADGYPEQRERYDRLVAEGQSPKLMIIGCSDSRVDPAQIFDVDPGEIFVVRNVAALVPPFEISPGQHGVSAALEFAIQFLHVRQIVVMGHGMCGGCKAALTRDLHGTAPGDGGFIANWVRMLDEARDEVAAKYGTEGREAERAMEMAAVGVSLANLRTFPCVREKEADGTLKLRGAFFSIAEGVLYVRDEESGQFQPAK from the coding sequence ATGCCCGAGTTTACCGAACTCCTGCGCGGCTATCACCGCTTCCGCGCGGACGGCTACCCCGAACAGCGCGAACGATACGACCGGCTGGTGGCCGAGGGGCAGAGCCCCAAGCTGATGATCATCGGCTGCTCGGATAGCCGCGTCGATCCGGCGCAGATTTTCGATGTCGATCCTGGCGAGATTTTCGTTGTACGTAATGTCGCTGCACTGGTCCCGCCCTTCGAAATCTCGCCGGGCCAGCACGGCGTATCGGCTGCGTTGGAGTTCGCCATCCAGTTCCTCCACGTGCGACAGATCGTCGTGATGGGGCACGGGATGTGCGGCGGCTGCAAGGCAGCTCTAACGCGCGACCTCCACGGCACCGCTCCCGGGGATGGCGGCTTCATCGCGAACTGGGTCCGGATGCTGGACGAGGCCCGCGACGAGGTTGCGGCGAAATACGGGACGGAAGGTCGCGAAGCCGAAAGGGCGATGGAGATGGCGGCAGTCGGCGTGAGCCTCGCCAATCTGCGCACCTTCCCTTGCGTTCGCGAAAAGGAAGCCGACGGCACACTGAAGCTGCGCGGCGCGTTCTTCTCCATTGCGGAAGGCGTGCTTTACGTCCGCGACGAAGAGAGCGGCCAGTTCCAACCGGCCAAGTGA
- a CDS encoding P-II family nitrogen regulator — protein sequence MIETVIRKRIEILADQAQVKRVTSIIDEVGITGWTVLPVTSGKGREGRWREERVMGTDKNLVVTIASQENANALAEALAPILTSHGFLLTMWDVEVIRGERF from the coding sequence ATGATCGAAACCGTCATCCGCAAGCGCATCGAAATCCTCGCGGACCAGGCGCAGGTAAAGCGCGTGACCTCGATCATCGACGAGGTCGGTATAACCGGATGGACAGTCCTGCCCGTCACGTCCGGCAAGGGACGCGAGGGACGCTGGCGCGAGGAACGCGTCATGGGGACCGACAAGAACCTCGTCGTGACCATTGCCTCGCAGGAAAATGCCAATGCACTGGCCGAAGCGCTTGCCCCCATCCTCACCTCGCACGGTTTCCTGCTTACCATGTGGGATGTGGAAGTGATCCGCGGGGAGCGGTTCTGA
- a CDS encoding NYN domain-containing protein, with protein MPEKELKNIALLIDADNTSPKGIDPVLTVMAELGQVNIKRAYGNFAKNNLANWDTITHKYGIRPQQQFDLTAGKNATDMAMTIDAIDLLYQGKVDGFGIMSSDSDFTPLVTRLRQDGLIVYGFGSTNKTPGAFKSACTRFIDIDALIKGASDEPDTTKTKASKARSNVDEELVELLGTAWKAARRDDEGFAQMGEVGQIAGNRSSFDVRNYGFKRLSDLFEAMEQFKVERRDNTVWVKRLR; from the coding sequence ATGCCTGAAAAAGAACTCAAGAACATCGCGCTGCTGATCGACGCGGACAACACCTCCCCAAAGGGGATCGATCCCGTCCTCACCGTCATGGCCGAACTCGGTCAGGTTAACATCAAGCGGGCCTATGGCAATTTCGCCAAGAACAACCTCGCCAACTGGGATACGATCACCCACAAATACGGCATCCGTCCGCAGCAGCAGTTCGACCTGACTGCCGGCAAGAACGCCACCGACATGGCCATGACGATCGATGCGATCGACCTCCTGTACCAGGGCAAGGTGGACGGTTTCGGTATCATGAGCTCCGACAGCGATTTCACGCCGCTGGTCACGCGCCTTAGGCAGGATGGCCTGATCGTCTACGGCTTCGGAAGCACGAACAAGACGCCCGGTGCCTTCAAGAGCGCCTGCACGCGCTTCATCGATATCGACGCCCTCATCAAGGGCGCTTCGGACGAGCCCGATACGACCAAGACAAAGGCGAGCAAGGCCAGGTCCAATGTGGACGAAGAACTCGTCGAATTGCTCGGGACCGCCTGGAAGGCAGCCCGCCGCGACGACGAAGGTTTCGCGCAGATGGGAGAGGTTGGCCAGATTGCCGGGAACCGCTCGAGCTTCGATGTGCGCAACTACGGCTTCAAGCGCTTGTCCGACCTGTTCGAGGCGATGGAGCAGTTCAAGGTTGAGCGGCGCGACAACACCGTCTGGGTAAAACGCCTTCGCTAG
- a CDS encoding pilus assembly protein TadG-related protein gives MDTRFAMLRSALQFLKQVRDDKRGNMLILVAASLVPIVGTMGLAVDAAQWLSWRRDLHSAADAGAIAGALAKKNGEDVNAVVTKVLSSNTQHTYTIEAIETPPTAGPFTGNNSMVRVVLSVSQPLPFSSLFLATPPTISVEAVAESSSEVPNCMIALDRSSIGLIISGSARVDMNCGMASNSNFDATASGNNTIRAGALSAVGTVNASGGVSADTAINNGAAPAVDPYDGLFSDPNVVCNNWPLVSGSPNELSPGCYRGIQVQSNATVTLLPGTYYLGEKGLSVGGNASVIGNGVTLVFTNTASPFNASKIGTFSAQGTSNIQLTAPSTGTYAGIIMVQDSRTVPSNTNRMLITGDNGSVFDGTIYAPTNAVTFSGNSSMSTDCLQIIATYITFTGNTTVRNNCPAGRGVASFSGSEYLRLRQ, from the coding sequence ATGGACACGAGGTTCGCAATGCTCCGCAGTGCGCTGCAATTTCTGAAGCAGGTCCGCGACGACAAGCGCGGAAACATGCTCATTCTCGTCGCGGCTTCGCTCGTGCCGATCGTCGGCACGATGGGCCTCGCCGTGGACGCAGCCCAGTGGCTGAGCTGGCGTCGTGATCTTCACAGTGCTGCCGATGCCGGCGCAATCGCAGGTGCACTCGCTAAGAAGAATGGCGAGGACGTGAACGCCGTCGTGACGAAGGTGCTGAGCTCTAACACGCAGCACACCTACACTATCGAAGCGATCGAAACGCCTCCCACCGCGGGGCCATTCACCGGCAACAACAGCATGGTGCGTGTCGTGCTCAGCGTCAGCCAGCCGCTCCCGTTCTCGAGCCTGTTCCTCGCCACTCCTCCGACGATCAGTGTCGAGGCCGTTGCCGAGAGCAGCTCTGAAGTTCCCAACTGCATGATCGCGCTCGACAGGTCGTCCATTGGCCTGATCATTTCCGGTTCGGCGCGTGTCGACATGAACTGCGGGATGGCGTCGAACTCGAATTTCGATGCTACGGCATCGGGCAACAACACCATCCGGGCCGGCGCGCTTTCGGCGGTCGGTACGGTGAATGCCTCGGGTGGAGTTAGCGCCGATACGGCGATCAACAATGGTGCAGCACCCGCCGTTGATCCTTATGACGGACTATTCTCCGACCCGAACGTGGTGTGCAACAACTGGCCGCTGGTCTCGGGTTCGCCCAACGAGCTTTCGCCAGGATGCTACCGCGGTATCCAGGTCCAGTCTAACGCGACCGTTACGCTGCTTCCCGGCACCTATTATCTTGGAGAAAAGGGCCTGTCCGTCGGAGGTAACGCCTCGGTCATCGGCAATGGCGTGACGCTCGTCTTCACGAATACCGCGTCTCCGTTCAATGCCAGCAAGATCGGTACTTTCAGCGCGCAGGGTACTTCGAACATCCAGCTGACCGCGCCCAGCACCGGGACTTACGCCGGCATCATCATGGTGCAGGACAGCCGCACCGTGCCTTCGAATACCAACCGCATGCTGATCACCGGCGACAACGGTTCGGTGTTCGACGGGACGATCTACGCACCGACGAACGCGGTCACATTCAGCGGTAACAGCAGCATGTCCACGGACTGCCTGCAGATCATCGCGACCTATATCACCTTCACCGGCAACACAACCGTGCGCAACAACTGCCCGGCAGGCCGCGGCGTCGCCTCGTTCTCCGGTTCGGAATATCTGAGGCTTCGTCAATGA
- a CDS encoding squalene/phytoene synthase family protein — MDGKELLNDNHLRPEYRIALAYAHPDDRLAYHAMFELDRRLAEIVAGSSEPMIGQLRLAWWRDVLGRQPEDRPSGEPLVAALNTAWGAHSDGLETLVDAWEGILLAERLERNAAMQFVEGRGASWTALASGPLAKESSAGISSAAQAWFLADLLSHLSDAEEREVVAGLANGMKLRSKRLPRRLRPFAILAALGSRALAAGGISPMEGRGAPLLALRIGIFGR, encoded by the coding sequence ATGGATGGCAAGGAACTCCTGAACGATAACCACCTGCGCCCGGAATACCGGATCGCATTGGCCTATGCCCATCCGGATGACCGGTTGGCGTATCATGCCATGTTCGAGCTCGACCGTCGGTTGGCAGAGATCGTCGCAGGCAGCAGCGAACCGATGATCGGCCAATTGCGCCTTGCATGGTGGCGCGATGTCCTTGGCAGGCAGCCTGAAGACCGTCCCAGCGGCGAGCCGCTTGTCGCTGCGTTGAACACGGCATGGGGCGCTCATTCCGACGGCCTCGAAACGTTAGTGGACGCGTGGGAAGGGATTTTGCTGGCCGAGAGGCTCGAACGCAATGCCGCAATGCAATTCGTCGAAGGCAGGGGGGCGTCCTGGACAGCGCTTGCGAGCGGTCCTTTAGCCAAGGAGAGCTCCGCGGGGATATCGTCCGCAGCCCAGGCATGGTTTCTCGCCGATCTCTTGTCCCACCTATCCGATGCGGAAGAACGCGAGGTCGTTGCCGGTCTGGCTAATGGCATGAAGCTCCGCTCCAAGAGGCTTCCCCGCCGCCTGCGCCCCTTTGCAATCCTGGCGGCGTTGGGGAGCCGGGCCCTTGCCGCAGGCGGCATCTCTCCGATGGAGGGCAGGGGGGCACCGCTTCTGGCCTTGCGCATCGGTATTTTTGGCCGCTAA
- a CDS encoding TadE/TadG family type IV pilus assembly protein: protein MIALLSKALRDRGGNATIEIALVMPLVLMFALGGIDFAMGYRHKIEMQQTAQLGAEYVMGTMEDLPTAIEVRQAISDASGMPVGSITIDTWIECDGVKPTIAAPICVNPTAVQTDFMTITVRDTYTPMLNIDGIADFATTQTHVGSVTLRTK, encoded by the coding sequence ATGATCGCGCTTCTTTCAAAAGCGCTGCGCGACCGCGGAGGCAACGCGACTATCGAGATCGCTCTGGTGATGCCGCTGGTGCTGATGTTTGCGCTCGGCGGGATCGATTTCGCCATGGGCTACCGGCACAAGATCGAGATGCAGCAGACGGCGCAGCTTGGCGCGGAATACGTAATGGGCACTATGGAGGACCTCCCGACCGCCATCGAGGTGCGGCAGGCTATTTCCGATGCCAGCGGCATGCCGGTTGGCAGCATCACGATCGACACGTGGATCGAGTGTGACGGTGTCAAGCCGACGATCGCTGCCCCGATTTGCGTGAACCCGACTGCGGTCCAGACGGACTTTATGACGATCACTGTTCGCGACACCTACACGCCGATGCTCAACATCGACGGTATCGCAGATTTCGCGACGACCCAGACCCACGTCGGCTCGGTCACGCTGAGGACGAAATGA